GGCAGTGGGTGATGGAGAGCAGGCTTTCGAGTAACTACGCTGCTTTACACACCCACTCATTCGCTAAATTGGTTAACCGAATCGATAATATAGGCAACTTCTAGATCCGTCAAGGATGGATTGAGTGGCAAACTTAGCACTTCCTGATGCAGTTGCTCCGCAATCGGCAACGAACGATTTCCATACGACTCATAGGCGCGCTGTTTATGCGGTGGTATCGGATAATGAACGTCGGTAGTAATACCACGTTCACGCAGGTAGGTCTGCAATTGATGACGACGTGGATGGCGAATCACGAACAAATGCCAGACATCCTGCTCAATCTGATCGGTCGGGGGTAGTATTACTTCAGAATGCTGAATGCCGTTCAGGTACTGACGAGCCAGTACTCGTCTGCGCTCATTATCGGCATCAAGACCAGGAAGCTTAGCCGAAAGGATAGCTGCCTGCAACTCATCCAACCGACTATTATTTCCCTGATAATCATTGACATACTTTTTTAATGACCCATAATTTCGCAAGGCACGCAAGCGCTGAGCCAGTGCATCATCATTGGTCGTGATAGCCCCAGCATCACCCATTGCTCCAAGGTTCTTGCTCGGGTAAAAGCTCCATCCGGCAGCATCGCCCAGATTGCCGGCTCGTTTCAGACCATACAACGCTCCATGCGCCTGCGCGGCATCCTCAAGAATCGCCAAGCCATACTGCTCTGCCAGCTTCCCGATAGGCTCCATGTCGCAACAACGACCATACAGGTGTACAGGTAATATGGCCCTTGTACGTGAGGATATTGCTGCTTCAATACGACTGGGATCAAGTAAATAGGTGTGAGTATCTGGCTCGACCAGTACAGGAGTCAAACCAGCCAGCGTAATACTAAGTACTGATGCTATATAGGCATTCGACGCCACTATAACTTCGCTACCAGCCGGAAACTCCCAGGCCTTCAATACCAGCGTCAACGCATCCAGCCCATTGGCAACACCAATACAATGCTTTGCCTGGCAATAGGCCGCAAATGCTGCTTCAAAGGCTTCCACCTCACGACCCAGTATATACCATCCTGATTTCAGGACTCGGTCAGTGGAAGCCTGTATAGCTAACTCGTATGGTTCATTAACACGCTTAAGATCCAGAAAAGGAATCATTCGGAATCGGCCATGATCAGCCGACTATTGGGGTAAGGTTCGTAAATGTAGTCGTCTTTGTCGTACGTTTCGTTCGAAACAACCAGCAAAATAGCATCGCTTGAGAATTCGTCCATGATGTGCCAGTCTTCTGGCTCTAGCACTAAACACTGACGGGGCGATGTCAAATGAAAGGTAGTTTCTTCCTTTCCGTTATTGGAATAAACCCGGCAGCTTCCATTTAGACATATGAGCGCATTCCAGGCACGAATATGCCGATGCCCAGCCCTTGCTCCTTGCCCAGCTTCATAAATATAAAAAACACGCTGAATCACTCCCGGTATAATTTCCTCAAAAACGGTGAGATTTCCGTTTCCAGATGTGAACGTTTTTAGTTCGTAAAGTTTAGCCATATGCGGAATAGTATGTTTATACCGTGATGAAGAATTACAATTTCAGCGTCTAAAGGTATTAAAAACCAGTTAAAACCTAAAGATTCATTATGATGAAGTTGTAAATATATCAACCTATGTAACTTATAGAATTAAATAGGCCCCGGCAGGGCGATATTACTAATTTAATTGTAAACTTTTGCTAGTTCGTTATCAGATAATTCGGCTGTTCGTCATTTATCAATAAATTTTCAATGGCATATTCTAAATTACCATTCTTTATTTTTACAACCTCTGAGCAACACGTTGGATTGAAGTTTAAACTTAACATATGATAAAAAATAAATTTTTTTTGGGAGGCCTTTTTCTGACCGCGCTGGTAGTACTTTATTACTCATTTTTTGATGGCGGAAACGCATCATCCAATGGCGGTCTTGACGAAACGATTAACCTGGAAACCTATCGTCAGCAACTGGCAGATGCCCGTAAAAAGAAAGACGTGTTTTTTCGCACCGACAGTGAATCTCCTATCAAAGACAAAACTACTTTTCGCGGCCTACACTATTTCCCACCTGACCCCTCCTATCGGGTTGTCGCAAGGCTTGAACCCTTTGCTGATAAAACGCAAAAATTAGTAGTTCGCATGAGCGATGGTAATGAAGAAGTTTACGACAAGTTTGCTCATGTGGTTTTTAAATTAAATGGCGAAACCTGTCGATTATTAGTGGTTAAACTTGAGAATACATACTCTATTTTATTTCGGGATGGTACATCAGGTAAGGAGACATATGGTGGAGGGCGCTACCTTGAACTAGACCCGGCCCAATTGACCAGCAACGGCGCTATAGTCGATTTCAATACTGCCTACAATCCGTATTGTGCCTATAACCCTACTTATTCCTGCCCGATACCCCCAGCCGAAAATACATTAAGTGTATCTGTAAAGGCTGGAGAAACGTATCATTGAATGCACCCGGAAGACGAAGAAAGGAAAAAGAGTGAAGGGCAATACGTTACCACTTCCTCCTTTTTCCTTTCTTCGTCTTCCGGCTTTCCTGCTTTCCTCCTTACCTTTGTAACAATTACCTGTTTCGCCTGTGTATGGAAATTTCCTATAAATGGTTACAAGATTTTATTGAATTACCGGAATTACCGGAAGAAGTTGGCAAAATGCTAACCGCAACGGGGCTTGAAGTAGAAGGAGTTGAGAAAATTGAAGCTATACCGGGTGGACTGGAAGGAGTAGTTATTGGTGAAGTGCTGACCTGCACTAAACACCCGGATGCCGATAAACTAAGTCTGACTACCGTAGATGTAGGTACCGGACAACCGTTACCCATTGTTTGTGGAGCGCCTAATGTGGCCGCTGGGCAGAAAGTAGTGGTTGCCCTCGTTGGGGCAACATTACACCCTTCTTCGGGCGAAGCATTTCAGATCAAAAAAGCCAAAATTCGTGGGGCCGCTTCTGAAGGAATGATTTGTGCCGAAGATGAAATTGGACTAGGCACATCGCACGCAGGGATCATGGTGCTGGATACTGACCTGCCCAATGGGACACCGGCAGCCCGGTACTTCAACCTGGAAGCTGATTATCAGATTGCAATCGGCCTGACTCCTAACCGGATTGATGCGGCTTCGCACTATGGTACGGCCCGTGACCTAAAAGCTGCGCTGAATCGTCCCCTTCGTTTACCGTCAGTGGATGCGTTTGCGGTCAATAATACGAACCTGACCCTAGATGTACGCGTTGACGATACGACGGCCTGCCCTCGCTATACCGGCTTGACCATTAGTGGCCTGACCGTAGCCGAGTCGCCGGAATGGCTTAAACAGCGCCTGATTGCTATTGGTCAGAAACCGATCAACAACGTAGTCGACATTACAAATTTCGTTTTGCACGACCTTGGGCAACCGCTCCACGCCTTCGACGCAGATCGGATAGCCGGAAACCAGGTTATTGTTAAGACCTTGCCGGAGGGAACACCATTTGTTACTCTTGATGGCGTTGAGCGGAAGCTCAGTAGTACAGACCTAATGATCTGCGATGCTGAAAAGCCTATGTGTATTGCAGGTGTATTTGGGGGGCAGTATTCGGGGGTTTCGATGCAGACCACCAGCATTTTTCTGGAATCGGCTTACTTCTCGGCCACCTCTGTTCGAAAAACCGCGCAATATCACGGACTTAAAACCGACGCATCGTTCCGATTTGAGCGTGGGACGGACCCAAACATGCCCGTCTTCGCCCTCAAACGAGCTGCCCTTCTGATTCAGGAAATTGCGGGTGGTACGATTAGCTCAGCGATTACTGATATTTACCCAAACCCGATAGAGCCCTTCCGGGTACCAGTACGCTATCGGAACATTGATCGACTGATCGGAATACAAATTGCCCATACCGAAATCCACCGCATTCTGGAAGCGCTGGACATTCAGGCGACTGACCGGACGGAAGAAGGATTTACCGCGATTGTGCCACCGTACCGAGTCGATGTAACGCGTGAGGCTGATGTGATCGAAGAGATTCTGCGTATTTA
This window of the Spirosoma aerolatum genome carries:
- a CDS encoding DegT/DnrJ/EryC1/StrS family aminotransferase codes for the protein MIPFLDLKRVNEPYELAIQASTDRVLKSGWYILGREVEAFEAAFAAYCQAKHCIGVANGLDALTLVLKAWEFPAGSEVIVASNAYIASVLSITLAGLTPVLVEPDTHTYLLDPSRIEAAISSRTRAILPVHLYGRCCDMEPIGKLAEQYGLAILEDAAQAHGALYGLKRAGNLGDAAGWSFYPSKNLGAMGDAGAITTNDDALAQRLRALRNYGSLKKYVNDYQGNNSRLDELQAAILSAKLPGLDADNERRRVLARQYLNGIQHSEVILPPTDQIEQDVWHLFVIRHPRRHQLQTYLRERGITTDVHYPIPPHKQRAYESYGNRSLPIAEQLHQEVLSLPLNPSLTDLEVAYIIDSVNQFSE
- a CDS encoding sugar 3,4-ketoisomerase, coding for MAKLYELKTFTSGNGNLTVFEEIIPGVIQRVFYIYEAGQGARAGHRHIRAWNALICLNGSCRVYSNNGKEETTFHLTSPRQCLVLEPEDWHIMDEFSSDAILLVVSNETYDKDDYIYEPYPNSRLIMADSE
- a CDS encoding DUF1684 domain-containing protein; this encodes MIKNKFFLGGLFLTALVVLYYSFFDGGNASSNGGLDETINLETYRQQLADARKKKDVFFRTDSESPIKDKTTFRGLHYFPPDPSYRVVARLEPFADKTQKLVVRMSDGNEEVYDKFAHVVFKLNGETCRLLVVKLENTYSILFRDGTSGKETYGGGRYLELDPAQLTSNGAIVDFNTAYNPYCAYNPTYSCPIPPAENTLSVSVKAGETYH
- the pheT gene encoding phenylalanine--tRNA ligase subunit beta; protein product: MEISYKWLQDFIELPELPEEVGKMLTATGLEVEGVEKIEAIPGGLEGVVIGEVLTCTKHPDADKLSLTTVDVGTGQPLPIVCGAPNVAAGQKVVVALVGATLHPSSGEAFQIKKAKIRGAASEGMICAEDEIGLGTSHAGIMVLDTDLPNGTPAARYFNLEADYQIAIGLTPNRIDAASHYGTARDLKAALNRPLRLPSVDAFAVNNTNLTLDVRVDDTTACPRYTGLTISGLTVAESPEWLKQRLIAIGQKPINNVVDITNFVLHDLGQPLHAFDADRIAGNQVIVKTLPEGTPFVTLDGVERKLSSTDLMICDAEKPMCIAGVFGGQYSGVSMQTTSIFLESAYFSATSVRKTAQYHGLKTDASFRFERGTDPNMPVFALKRAALLIQEIAGGTISSAITDIYPNPIEPFRVPVRYRNIDRLIGIQIAHTEIHRILEALDIQATDRTEEGFTAIVPPYRVDVTREADVIEEILRIYGLDNVPLSVNLSADSLSEFPKIDPDGWQNRVGQLMAANGFYEILTLSLTRPAYHDAIRSALPNEDVTLLNPLSDELSVMRQTLLFSSLETLAYNLNRRQKDLKTFEFGKVYYKVKLEDGGTKYVERMRLSLAITGNESSESWLQKGQSVVYHDLATATQRILNLFRIKSFETQPADVAIFQYGLTYIVNKKPIVSLGLIQPKLTKLIDLKQPVFYADFDWEALLKLATGKVRYQEVSRFPEVRRDLSLVIDKGVTFEQISRLARQTERKLLQSINVFDVYEGDNLGAGKKAYSVNFMLQDSTQTLTEAAIDKTMQRLMVAFEKELGAVIRK